The Candidatus Aminicenantes bacterium genome includes a window with the following:
- a CDS encoding adenylyltransferase/cytidyltransferase family protein: MTQSTTRRKIKSPQALLPIRARLRRQGQTVVFTNGCFDLIHGGHIHLFRWAKSKGDILVVALNSDASVRRLAKGPGRPIFPLAERMEVLAALADVDYVTWFGEATPRKIIAALLPDVLVKGGDWGEGEIVGRAEVEAAGGKVLRVPYLKGHSSTNIIETILKNFS, encoded by the coding sequence ATGACACAGAGCACGACTCGCCGCAAAATCAAATCGCCCCAAGCCCTCTTGCCGATCCGGGCCCGCCTGCGGCGGCAGGGCCAAACCGTCGTCTTCACCAACGGCTGCTTCGACCTCATCCACGGCGGCCACATCCACCTGTTCCGCTGGGCCAAGTCCAAGGGCGACATCCTGGTCGTGGCCCTCAACAGCGACGCTTCGGTCCGGCGCCTGGCCAAGGGCCCGGGCCGGCCGATCTTCCCGCTGGCCGAGCGGATGGAAGTTCTGGCGGCGCTCGCGGATGTCGATTATGTCACCTGGTTCGGCGAAGCGACCCCGCGCAAGATCATCGCCGCACTCCTGCCCGACGTTCTGGTCAAGGGTGGCGATTGGGGCGAGGGCGAAATCGTCGGCCGGGCCGAGGTCGAAGCGGCCGGCGGCAAGGTCCTGCGAGTGCCTTATCTCAAGGGCCATTCCTCGACCAACATCATCGAGACCATCCTGAAGAATTTCTCTTAA
- a CDS encoding ABC transporter ATP-binding protein, with translation MAAVVLEHATRCYQKYAARHRFQTFKSAVVKGDLFGSLRSDEVVAAVEDVNLTIEKGTTLGLIGRNGSGKSTLLKLIAGISKPSSGTVKVEGKISALIELGAGFHPEISGRENVFINGIMLGLTKKEITAKFDEIVRFAGLEDFIDAPVKTYSSGMFMRLGFSIAINVNPDVLLVDEVLAVGDAAFIPKCLDRIDDFRRRQKTILFVSHDLAMVAKICDQVAWMKDGRLRMLGDPQEVVDAYLQDVAEKQENDFKTRQAETIEAVAGESAEPPAATDDGRRERRWGKREIEIRKVVLRSLDGTEKHVFSPEDGMLVELDVAARAPQDDFVFGIGVFNSLGTLCYGTNTDLEEHDPQSIEGAGKVDCRIDRLGLVNGTYYHDVAFHKRDGYPYDYHRNMYTFLVSSLYKDEGIIRFPHKWEFGSHIKIKPADK, from the coding sequence ATGGCCGCCGTCGTCCTCGAGCACGCGACCCGCTGCTACCAGAAATACGCCGCCCGGCACCGCTTCCAAACCTTCAAGAGCGCCGTCGTCAAGGGCGACCTGTTCGGCTCGCTTCGCTCGGACGAGGTTGTGGCCGCCGTCGAGGATGTCAACCTGACCATCGAGAAGGGCACGACCCTGGGGCTCATCGGCCGCAACGGCTCGGGCAAGAGCACCCTGCTCAAGCTCATCGCCGGGATCTCCAAGCCGTCCTCGGGCACGGTCAAGGTCGAGGGCAAGATCTCGGCCCTGATCGAGCTGGGGGCCGGCTTCCACCCCGAGATCTCGGGCCGCGAGAACGTCTTCATCAACGGCATCATGCTGGGCCTGACCAAGAAGGAGATCACGGCCAAGTTCGACGAGATCGTCCGCTTCGCCGGCCTTGAGGACTTCATCGATGCCCCGGTCAAGACCTATTCCTCGGGCATGTTCATGCGGCTGGGGTTCTCGATCGCCATCAACGTCAACCCCGACGTCCTGCTGGTCGACGAGGTCCTGGCCGTGGGCGACGCGGCCTTCATCCCCAAGTGCCTGGATCGGATCGACGACTTCCGTCGCCGCCAGAAGACCATCCTGTTCGTCAGCCACGACCTGGCCATGGTGGCCAAGATCTGCGACCAGGTGGCTTGGATGAAGGACGGCCGCCTGCGGATGCTGGGCGATCCCCAAGAGGTCGTGGACGCCTATCTCCAGGATGTGGCCGAGAAGCAGGAGAACGATTTCAAGACCCGCCAGGCGGAAACGATCGAAGCCGTGGCCGGGGAATCGGCCGAGCCGCCCGCGGCGACCGACGACGGCCGGCGCGAGCGGCGCTGGGGCAAGCGCGAGATCGAAATCCGCAAAGTCGTGCTGCGCAGCCTTGATGGCACGGAGAAGCACGTCTTCTCGCCCGAGGACGGCATGCTGGTCGAGCTCGACGTGGCCGCCCGCGCGCCGCAGGACGATTTTGTCTTCGGCATCGGCGTCTTCAACTCCCTGGGCACGCTCTGCTATGGCACCAACACCGACCTCGAGGAGCACGATCCCCAGTCCATCGAGGGCGCGGGCAAGGTGGATTGCCGGATCGACCGGCTGGGGCTGGTCAACGGCACTTACTACCACGACGTGGCCTTCCACAAGCGCGACGGCTACCCCTACGACTACCACCGCAACATGTATACCTTCCTGGTCTCGTCGCTCTACAAGGACGAGGGGATCATCCGCTTCCCGCACAAATGGGAGTTCGGGTCGCACATCAAGATCAAGCCGGCCGATAAATAA
- a CDS encoding ABC transporter permease, whose translation MVRLVHNLKELFKYRVLIQSLVGRELKARYRGTVLGFFWSFFNPLLMMLVYSVVFGLILPARDAAFHTPLLYSLYLFSGLLPWYWFLSSTMESASVLMANGNLIKKILFPAEVLPVVTVTANLVNFLFGLPILFLLMILFGGKFSFFLLFLPLVIIVQYIFCLGFALLISALTVHFRDIRDILSNLLTLWFFSTPVIYSLQLPTIQSSPTLRTLLSLNPMTHIIEGYHYALFYGQRLHWKRLGITFLVSLVVFWIGYSVFDRLRDSFPEEV comes from the coding sequence GTGGTCCGGCTCGTCCATAACCTGAAGGAGCTCTTCAAGTACCGGGTTCTCATCCAGAGCCTGGTCGGGCGCGAGCTCAAGGCCCGCTACCGGGGCACGGTGCTGGGCTTCTTCTGGTCGTTCTTCAACCCGCTCCTCATGATGCTGGTTTATTCGGTCGTTTTCGGGCTAATCCTGCCGGCGCGCGACGCGGCGTTCCACACGCCGCTCTTGTACTCCCTATATCTCTTCAGCGGACTCCTGCCCTGGTATTGGTTCCTCTCGTCGACCATGGAATCGGCCAGCGTGTTGATGGCCAACGGCAACCTGATCAAGAAGATTCTCTTTCCGGCCGAGGTCCTGCCCGTGGTCACGGTCACGGCCAACCTGGTCAATTTCCTATTCGGCCTGCCCATCCTGTTCCTGCTGATGATCCTGTTCGGGGGCAAGTTTTCCTTCTTCCTCCTCTTCCTGCCTCTCGTCATAATCGTCCAATACATCTTTTGCCTGGGCTTTGCTCTGCTTATTTCGGCTCTGACCGTCCATTTCCGCGACATCCGCGACATCCTGAGCAATCTCCTGACCCTGTGGTTTTTTTCCACCCCCGTCATTTATTCGCTGCAGCTCCCGACCATCCAGAGCTCGCCGACGCTGAGAACCCTGCTCAGCCTCAACCCCATGACCCATATCATCGAGGGCTACCACTATGCCCTCTTTTACGGCCAAAGGCTTCACTGGAAGCGCCTCGGGATCACTTTCCTTGTCTCGCTCGTGGTCTTCTGGATCGGCTATTCCGTCTTCGACCGCCTGCGGGACTCGTTCCCGGAGGAGGTCTGA
- a CDS encoding methyltransferase — protein sequence MNPDETLDEFYRGKVRLFQPRKGYRFALDAPLLADFIETRLEDEICELGTGNGVIAVLLSLKPFRRIVALELQASLFDLAVRNIALNGLAGRVEVAQADLREYRPGRVFDLVFSNPPYVRKGTGFPSPQAEKTVAKQEITCDIYEVMRAVSDLLKPLGRACFVFPASRFDDLADAARGRGLHPRRLRFVHPRAGDPANLFLSEFRFGPAEVPLTMEPLVLYGPDGEQTPETLTVCEGRTRGPARP from the coding sequence ATGAATCCCGACGAAACCCTGGACGAGTTCTACCGGGGCAAAGTCCGCCTCTTCCAGCCCCGCAAAGGCTATCGTTTCGCCCTGGACGCCCCCCTTTTAGCCGATTTCATCGAGACCCGGCTCGAGGACGAGATCTGCGAGCTGGGGACGGGCAACGGGGTCATCGCCGTTCTCCTCTCGCTGAAGCCCTTTCGGCGGATCGTCGCCCTGGAGCTGCAGGCTTCGCTCTTCGACCTGGCCGTCCGCAATATCGCCCTGAACGGCCTGGCCGGCCGGGTAGAGGTCGCTCAAGCGGACCTTCGCGAATACCGCCCCGGCCGGGTTTTCGACCTCGTCTTTTCCAACCCGCCTTATGTCCGCAAGGGAACCGGATTCCCCAGCCCCCAAGCCGAGAAAACCGTTGCAAAACAAGAAATAACGTGCGATATATATGAAGTTATGAGAGCCGTTTCCGACCTTTTGAAGCCCTTGGGAAGGGCCTGCTTTGTCTTCCCCGCCTCCCGCTTCGACGACCTGGCGGATGCGGCCCGCGGCCGAGGCCTCCACCCTCGCCGCCTGCGCTTCGTCCATCCCCGCGCGGGGGATCCGGCCAATCTGTTTTTAAGCGAATTCCGGTTCGGGCCGGCCGAAGTGCCTCTGACCATGGAGCCGCTCGTCCTCTACGGACCCGACGGCGAGCAAACGCCCGAAACCCTGACCGTCTGCGAAGGAAGAACCCGTGGTCCGGCTCGTCCATAA
- the atpC gene encoding ATP synthase F1 subunit epsilon has translation MSEVRSRFRLRVVTPRRSLVDAEVECASLPSIDGQIGILPGHRPLMTALGRGPVEFRRDGRDESYEVDGGYAEIHPDRVLVFTRLAD, from the coding sequence GTGAGCGAAGTCCGCTCTCGATTCCGCCTGCGGGTCGTCACGCCGCGGCGCTCCCTCGTCGACGCCGAGGTGGAGTGCGCCTCACTGCCGTCGATCGACGGGCAGATCGGGATCCTGCCGGGCCACCGGCCGCTGATGACCGCCCTGGGCCGGGGGCCGGTCGAGTTCCGGCGCGACGGCCGGGACGAGAGCTACGAGGTCGACGGCGGCTACGCCGAGATCCATCCGGACCGGGTCCTCGTTTTTACCCGCCTGGCCGATTAA
- the atpD gene encoding F0F1 ATP synthase subunit beta — translation MSTTTNTERVGRVIQVIGPVVDVTFRGLELPEIYTAIRITSEGFDTPLPVDIIVEVEQHLGEDTVRCVSMHPTDGLSRGMKAFDTGGPITVPVGIEVLGRVMNVVGEPVDHKGPILTEKRYPIHRQPPLLEEQNTRLEMFETGIKVIDLIQPFLKGGKIGLFGGAGVGKTVIIQELIHNVAMKHGGYSVFAGVGERTREGNDLWREMTDSKVITKTALVYGQMTEPPGARLRIGLSALSVAEFFRDEMNQDLLLFIDNIFRFTQAGSEVSALLGRMPSAVGYQPNLATELGELEERITSTKKGSITSVQAIYVPADDFTDPAPATTFSHLDASTQLSRALTDQGIYPAVDSLASYSRILDPAIVGEEHYRIAKRVKEILQRYKDLQDIIAILGIEELSDEDKLIVARSRKIQRFLSQPFHVAEEFTGRPGRYVTVDETVRGFREIVEGKHDGLPEQAFYMAGGIEDVVKRAEELRAQ, via the coding sequence ATGAGTACGACAACGAACACCGAGCGCGTCGGACGGGTCATCCAGGTCATCGGGCCCGTCGTCGACGTGACCTTCCGGGGCCTCGAGCTGCCCGAGATCTACACGGCCATCCGCATCACCAGCGAAGGCTTCGATACGCCCCTCCCCGTCGACATCATCGTCGAGGTCGAGCAGCATCTGGGCGAAGACACCGTCCGCTGCGTCTCCATGCACCCCACGGACGGCCTGTCGCGGGGCATGAAAGCCTTCGACACGGGCGGCCCGATCACCGTGCCCGTGGGGATCGAGGTGCTGGGCCGGGTCATGAACGTGGTCGGCGAGCCGGTCGACCACAAGGGCCCGATCCTGACCGAAAAGCGCTATCCCATCCACCGGCAGCCGCCGCTTCTCGAAGAGCAGAATACGCGGCTTGAGATGTTCGAGACCGGGATCAAGGTCATCGACCTCATCCAGCCCTTCCTCAAGGGCGGCAAGATCGGACTGTTCGGCGGCGCCGGCGTCGGCAAGACCGTCATCATCCAGGAGCTCATCCACAACGTGGCCATGAAGCATGGCGGCTACTCCGTCTTCGCCGGCGTCGGCGAGCGGACCCGCGAGGGCAACGACCTGTGGCGGGAGATGACCGACTCCAAGGTCATCACCAAGACGGCCCTGGTCTACGGCCAGATGACCGAGCCGCCGGGCGCCCGCCTGCGGATCGGCCTGAGCGCCCTGTCGGTGGCCGAGTTCTTCCGGGACGAGATGAACCAGGACCTGCTGCTGTTCATCGACAACATCTTCCGCTTCACCCAAGCCGGCTCCGAAGTCTCGGCCCTGCTTGGCCGGATGCCCTCGGCCGTCGGCTACCAGCCCAACCTGGCCACGGAGCTGGGCGAGCTGGAGGAGCGGATCACCTCGACCAAAAAAGGCTCGATCACCTCGGTCCAGGCCATATACGTCCCGGCCGACGACTTCACCGATCCCGCCCCGGCCACGACGTTCTCCCACTTGGATGCCTCGACCCAGTTGTCGCGGGCCCTGACCGATCAGGGCATCTATCCGGCCGTCGACTCGCTGGCGTCCTACAGCCGCATCCTCGACCCGGCCATCGTCGGCGAAGAGCACTACCGCATCGCCAAGCGGGTCAAAGAGATCCTGCAACGCTACAAGGACCTGCAGGATATCATCGCCATCCTGGGCATCGAGGAGCTTTCGGACGAGGACAAGCTCATCGTGGCCCGGTCCCGCAAGATCCAGCGCTTCTTGTCCCAACCCTTCCATGTGGCCGAGGAGTTCACCGGCCGGCCGGGCCGCTATGTCACGGTCGACGAAACCGTCCGCGGCTTCCGGGAGATCGTCGAGGGCAAGCATGACGGCCTGCCCGAGCAGGCTTTCTACATGGCCGGCGGCATCGAGGACGTCGTCAAGCGGGCCGAGGAGCTGAGGGCCCAGTGA
- the atpG gene encoding ATP synthase F1 subunit gamma, whose amino-acid sequence MPTLIELRRRIKSVKNMQQVTKAMKTVSTARFKKAQRTIQEGRPHWHAGPALLWEAALWAGPQAHPFLAVRAEKRLHLLVVTSDKGLCGAFNSTLLAKAQEFAAEKVGRAEVRLVLIGRKAVGFFRRQPFPVDWAFPEKTDKLTEEDLRDTARRLMKKFLHQETDAVYLAYNEFKSILAPRIVITRILPVHSPEPAAFAHAVEPSAWEPGPAAVVDSLLPRVIEDQVAHAFFESQAAEQAARMIAMDGATRNAGELAHRYVLVLNKIRQAGITKELLEIMTAVEALKK is encoded by the coding sequence ATGCCGACCCTGATCGAGCTTCGTCGCCGGATCAAAAGCGTGAAAAACATGCAGCAGGTCACCAAGGCGATGAAGACCGTCTCGACGGCCCGGTTCAAGAAAGCCCAGCGCACCATCCAGGAGGGACGCCCCCATTGGCATGCCGGGCCCGCCCTGCTCTGGGAGGCGGCCCTGTGGGCCGGCCCGCAGGCCCACCCGTTTCTGGCCGTGCGGGCCGAGAAGCGGCTGCACCTGCTGGTTGTGACCTCGGACAAGGGGCTGTGCGGGGCCTTCAACTCCACCCTGCTGGCCAAAGCCCAGGAGTTCGCAGCCGAAAAGGTCGGCCGGGCCGAAGTCCGGCTCGTCCTCATCGGCCGCAAGGCGGTCGGCTTCTTCCGCCGTCAGCCGTTCCCGGTCGATTGGGCCTTTCCCGAAAAGACCGACAAGCTGACCGAAGAGGACCTGCGCGATACGGCCCGTCGGCTGATGAAGAAGTTCCTCCATCAGGAGACCGACGCCGTTTACCTCGCCTACAACGAGTTCAAGTCCATCCTGGCGCCGCGCATCGTCATCACCCGCATCCTGCCGGTCCATTCGCCCGAACCGGCCGCCTTCGCCCACGCCGTCGAGCCCTCGGCCTGGGAGCCGGGCCCGGCCGCGGTCGTCGATTCTCTCCTGCCGCGGGTCATCGAGGACCAGGTCGCGCACGCTTTTTTCGAGTCGCAGGCCGCCGAGCAGGCCGCCCGGATGATCGCCATGGACGGCGCCACCCGCAATGCCGGGGAGCTGGCCCACCGCTACGTCCTGGTCCTGAACAAGATCCGCCAGGCCGGCATCACCAAGGAGCTGCTGGAGATCATGACGGCCGTGGAAGCCCTGAAGAAATAG
- the atpA gene encoding F0F1 ATP synthase subunit alpha codes for MAIKADEISKIIQREIEGFQTDVDIREVGTVISVGDGIAKIYGLDRVMYNELLEFPHGISGIALNLEEDSVGAVLLSESHVIKEGDVVKRTHRIISVPAGPALIGRVVDPLGHPLDGKGPIKTDVFLPVERQAPGVVDRLPVREPLQTGIKAIDAMIPIGRGQRELIIGDRQTGKSAVIMDAILSQKTTGVICIYVAIGQKNSTVAHFVKTLEDYGAMAYSIVVAASASDPSPLQYLAPYSGCALGEYFRDNGGHALCIYDDLSKHAAAYREISLLLRRPPGREAYPGDVFYLHSRLLERAAKMSDELGGGSLTALPIIETQAGDVSGYIPTNVISITDGQIYLEPELFNSGVRPAINVGISVSRVGGHAQIKAMKQIAGKLRGDLQQYRELLTFAQFGTELDKISQAQLDRGVRLTELLKQGQFLPLPVEKQVLIIYAGNRGFLDEFPVTRIAEYERRMYDFFDREHPAIPAKIAERKSIDNALDAEIAAALTEFNQRFREGAA; via the coding sequence ATGGCCATCAAAGCCGACGAGATCAGCAAGATCATCCAGCGCGAGATCGAAGGGTTCCAGACCGACGTCGACATCCGCGAAGTCGGCACGGTCATCTCGGTCGGGGACGGCATCGCCAAGATCTACGGGCTCGACCGGGTCATGTACAACGAGCTCCTGGAATTCCCCCACGGCATCTCCGGCATCGCCTTGAACCTGGAGGAGGACAGCGTCGGCGCCGTCCTGCTCAGCGAAAGCCACGTCATCAAGGAAGGCGACGTCGTCAAGCGGACCCATCGCATCATCTCGGTGCCGGCCGGGCCGGCCCTGATCGGCCGGGTCGTCGACCCGTTGGGCCATCCGCTGGACGGCAAGGGCCCGATCAAGACCGACGTCTTCCTGCCGGTCGAGCGGCAGGCCCCCGGTGTGGTCGACCGCCTGCCCGTGCGCGAGCCCCTGCAGACCGGGATCAAGGCCATCGACGCCATGATCCCGATCGGCCGCGGTCAGCGCGAGCTGATCATCGGCGATCGCCAGACCGGCAAGTCGGCCGTCATCATGGACGCCATCCTGAGCCAGAAGACGACCGGGGTCATCTGCATCTATGTCGCCATCGGCCAGAAGAACTCGACCGTCGCCCATTTCGTCAAAACCCTCGAGGACTACGGGGCTATGGCCTACTCGATCGTCGTCGCCGCCTCGGCCAGCGATCCGTCCCCCCTGCAATACCTGGCCCCCTATAGCGGCTGCGCCCTGGGCGAGTACTTCCGGGACAACGGCGGCCACGCCCTGTGCATCTACGACGACTTGAGCAAGCACGCCGCGGCCTATCGCGAGATCTCGCTCCTGCTCCGCCGCCCGCCCGGCCGCGAGGCCTACCCGGGCGACGTCTTCTACCTCCATTCGCGGCTCCTGGAGCGCGCGGCCAAGATGAGCGACGAGCTCGGCGGCGGCTCGCTGACCGCCCTGCCCATCATCGAGACCCAGGCCGGCGACGTCTCAGGCTACATCCCGACCAACGTCATCTCGATCACGGACGGCCAAATCTACTTGGAGCCCGAGCTGTTCAACTCCGGCGTCCGCCCGGCCATCAACGTCGGCATCTCGGTCTCCCGCGTCGGCGGCCACGCCCAGATCAAGGCCATGAAGCAGATCGCCGGGAAGCTGCGGGGCGACCTCCAACAGTACCGCGAGCTGCTGACCTTCGCCCAGTTCGGCACGGAGCTGGACAAGATCAGCCAGGCCCAGCTCGACCGCGGCGTCCGGCTGACCGAGCTCCTCAAGCAAGGCCAGTTTCTGCCCCTCCCGGTCGAAAAGCAGGTCCTGATCATCTACGCCGGCAACCGCGGCTTCCTGGACGAGTTCCCGGTGACCCGGATTGCCGAGTACGAGCGCCGGATGTACGATTTCTTCGACCGCGAGCACCCCGCCATCCCGGCCAAGATCGCCGAACGTAAGTCGATCGACAACGCCCTGGACGCCGAGATCGCCGCCGCCCTGACCGAGTTCAATCAGCGCTTCCGCGAGGGAGCCGCCTGA
- the atpH gene encoding ATP synthase F1 subunit delta, which yields MKNPTLVKRYVEGLAASLPTPAEYDAVRGQLTRFADLVVSREDLRFALVRPFLNASRKAVLVKALLDQMDAGAKTARFLDLLLRHGRMEILPRVLEDLPAAWRTAHGVPTFEVCSVVPLTPAQQSGLEAELERLEGRPVHCEYGLEASLVGGLTVRKGNLVYDVSLKGQLDRLKDKISER from the coding sequence ATGAAGAATCCGACCCTCGTTAAGCGATACGTGGAGGGACTGGCGGCGTCACTGCCCACGCCGGCCGAGTACGACGCGGTGCGCGGCCAATTGACCCGCTTCGCGGACCTGGTGGTAAGCCGCGAGGACTTGCGGTTCGCCCTGGTCCGCCCGTTCCTCAACGCTTCGCGCAAGGCCGTTCTGGTCAAGGCCCTGCTCGACCAGATGGACGCCGGCGCCAAGACGGCCCGCTTCCTGGACCTGCTCCTGCGGCACGGCCGGATGGAAATTCTGCCGCGCGTTCTGGAGGATCTGCCCGCCGCCTGGCGGACGGCCCATGGGGTCCCGACTTTCGAAGTCTGCTCGGTGGTGCCCCTGACCCCGGCCCAACAGTCCGGCTTGGAGGCTGAGCTCGAGCGGCTGGAGGGGCGGCCGGTTCACTGCGAGTATGGGCTCGAGGCCTCGCTCGTCGGCGGACTGACCGTGCGCAAGGGCAACCTCGTTTACGACGTCTCGCTCAAGGGGCAGTTGGACCGGCTCAAGGACAAGATCAGCGAAAGGTAG
- a CDS encoding ATP synthase F0 subunit B: MIGKIINFAILFGGLFFFLRKPLMAMLTQRTETIAKTLDEAQAGRLAAEARLAEARAKVAALEAELIRLRNEAEEEGRREKDRIREMAGKEADRLRVLARLEVEALLKAGVRDLKAYTAELAASLAEARIKARLTEADQAALIDKSIAKLKDLHEESDPR; this comes from the coding sequence GTGATCGGCAAGATCATCAATTTCGCCATTCTCTTCGGCGGCCTCTTCTTCTTTCTCCGCAAGCCCCTCATGGCCATGTTGACCCAGAGGACCGAGACCATCGCCAAGACCCTGGACGAGGCCCAGGCCGGACGCCTCGCTGCCGAGGCCAGGCTGGCCGAGGCCCGGGCCAAGGTCGCCGCCCTGGAGGCCGAGCTCATCCGCCTGCGGAACGAGGCCGAGGAAGAGGGCCGACGCGAGAAGGACCGCATCCGCGAAATGGCCGGCAAGGAAGCCGACCGCCTGCGGGTGCTGGCCCGGCTCGAAGTCGAAGCTCTGCTCAAGGCCGGCGTCCGCGATCTCAAAGCCTACACGGCCGAGCTGGCCGCCTCGCTGGCCGAGGCCCGCATCAAGGCCCGCCTGACTGAGGCCGACCAGGCCGCCCTGATCGACAAGTCCATCGCCAAGCTGAAAGACCTGCATGAAGAATCCGACCCTCGTTAA
- a CDS encoding ATP synthase F0 subunit B: protein MLEIDGTLLVTFVVVWILVAFLTRFFFRPLQKIRAEREARLGGDREASRRAAEEGAKDMLGIDKSLKAARIAADKIRDDLEVEALREKTRLLSEVGMAAKAEVDKAKDEMAAEIDGLKSKLTAEAQSLSESIEARLLQ from the coding sequence ATGCTCGAGATCGACGGAACGCTCCTCGTCACCTTCGTCGTCGTCTGGATTCTGGTGGCTTTTCTGACTCGCTTTTTCTTCAGGCCCTTGCAGAAGATTCGGGCCGAGCGCGAAGCCCGCCTGGGCGGCGACCGGGAGGCTTCCCGCCGCGCCGCCGAGGAGGGCGCCAAGGACATGCTCGGCATCGATAAATCCCTTAAGGCGGCTCGGATCGCGGCGGACAAGATCCGCGACGACCTAGAGGTCGAAGCCCTGCGGGAAAAGACCCGTCTCCTGTCCGAGGTTGGAATGGCCGCCAAGGCCGAAGTGGACAAGGCCAAGGACGAGATGGCGGCCGAAATTGACGGCCTTAAATCCAAGCTGACCGCCGAGGCCCAGTCCTTGTCCGAATCGATCGAGGCGAGGCTGCTCCAGTGA
- a CDS encoding Mur ligase family protein — MSHGPASPRPPGRPLTPSQSRDYLRALERFGVKLGLDNIRVLLRTLGGRMIGRPEFGRLLGLIRAAIEDLMAAGRLDAHPTYFEVLTTLACLYFAARKVDIAVLEVGLGGRFDATNVVTPLVSVITSISLDHREHLGDTLGAIAFEKAGIIKSGIPVVCGPDQGAALKVIKARAAELEAPFRPVFGRGRELLAAKDPAGIRFRYTVEGEAYEFVPGLRGEHQGLNAATAIAVLRELDRLGRGPSRKAVIEGIESVRWEGRLEVVGRKPTVILDGAHNEDGAKALSRYVRDEIRGPLVLVFAMMKDKAVRRSARHLFSLARRVILTTIPFTRAEKPEAILRALPEFKRKIVIEPDLGLALALARRLAGPTGTVLVAGSLPRLRRRGYVSAFGCMCRGMFEHVTIIENETEWAIL, encoded by the coding sequence GTGAGCCACGGCCCCGCCTCGCCGCGTCCGCCCGGCCGCCCTCTGACGCCGTCCCAAAGCCGCGATTATCTTCGCGCCCTGGAGCGATTCGGGGTCAAGCTGGGCCTCGATAATATCCGGGTCCTGCTGCGCACCCTGGGTGGGCGGATGATCGGCCGACCGGAATTCGGACGCCTGCTCGGCTTGATCCGAGCCGCGATCGAGGACCTCATGGCCGCCGGCCGGCTGGATGCCCACCCGACCTATTTCGAGGTCCTGACCACCCTGGCCTGCCTCTATTTTGCGGCCCGCAAAGTGGATATCGCTGTTCTGGAAGTTGGCCTGGGCGGCCGTTTCGACGCCACCAACGTCGTCACTCCGCTCGTCTCGGTCATCACATCGATCTCGCTCGACCATCGGGAACATTTGGGCGATACTCTGGGCGCCATCGCCTTCGAGAAAGCCGGCATCATCAAGTCAGGCATACCCGTCGTCTGCGGTCCCGACCAGGGCGCCGCTCTCAAAGTCATCAAGGCCCGGGCGGCCGAGCTTGAAGCGCCTTTCCGCCCGGTCTTCGGCCGGGGCCGGGAGCTCCTGGCCGCCAAGGACCCTGCCGGGATTCGATTCCGATATACCGTCGAGGGAGAGGCCTACGAATTCGTCCCCGGCCTGCGGGGCGAGCATCAAGGCCTCAACGCCGCAACGGCGATTGCAGTACTTCGCGAGCTGGACCGGCTCGGCCGCGGGCCGTCCCGGAAAGCCGTGATCGAGGGGATCGAATCGGTCCGTTGGGAAGGCCGTCTGGAAGTTGTCGGCCGCAAGCCGACCGTTATCCTTGACGGCGCCCACAATGAAGATGGGGCGAAAGCGCTCTCCCGTTACGTCCGAGATGAAATCCGCGGTCCGCTCGTCCTCGTCTTCGCCATGATGAAGGACAAAGCCGTCCGCCGGTCCGCCCGGCATCTCTTCTCGCTGGCCCGGCGGGTCATTCTGACGACGATCCCCTTCACCCGGGCCGAAAAGCCCGAAGCGATCCTGCGAGCCTTGCCGGAGTTCAAACGCAAGATCGTCATCGAGCCCGACCTCGGCCTGGCCCTGGCCCTGGCCCGACGCCTCGCCGGCCCCACCGGAACCGTCCTGGTCGCCGGCTCGCTACCCCGCCTTCGAAGGCGGGGATATGTTAGCGCCTTCGGCTGCATGTGCCGAGGGATGTTTGAGCACGTGACTATCATCGAAAACGAGACAGAGTGGGCGATCTTGTAG